Part of the bacterium genome is shown below.
AAATGCCCCTACTTCCATATTTTCATGCCACTTGGATATCTCTCCTCGGGGAAAGCTGGATTACCTCTCGGATAATTGCAGCAAGTATGGCCTCTAGCATCGCCGCTATTCTCTTTTTATTCCTCTGGCGCGTGCGCTCATTGTCGATAGCACTCCTCGCTGGAGCACTATTTATTACAGCACCAGAGATTTTGTATTGGTTCACGGTGAGTAAAACGTATGTTTTTTCTGGCGCTCCCCTGATCGCCTCATGTGCTCTTCTCTATTACGCTCTTTATCATGCAGACAAACACTTGATACCTCGACTCGTACTGATCAGCGGGTTCCTCCTAGGAATCGCGATAGGAGTTCGCCTCTTTTACTTCGCTTTCATCCCTGTTTATTTCATTTATGTTTTTTTTCATGTATCCAACGCGAGCCGTCTCAAGGCTTTGAAAGCCCTCACATTCGGACTCGTGCTGTCAGCGCTCCCACACATGCTCTTTCTGCTGCATGACATTACCTCATACTGGTTTAACAACCTGGGCTACCATCTGAGCAGAAATCACCGTCCGCACGAGATCGCAATGGAGCTAAAAGTAAAGGTTGTACGATGGGCGTTAGGATTAGACTCAACGAATACCTTCGGAAGCCCATGTCTTCCTCTCCTCTTTTGGCTGAACTGCGTGATAGCTCTCGTAGCGGTCTGTAAAGGTAAGCTGCCGCCACTCCCGACCTCTCTCGGTCTTGTCTTGTTTGCTTGCTATCTCACTCCTACCCCTATTCACCTTCAGTACTTCTCAACATGCATGCCGTTTTTCATCCTTGGCGTAGCGACTGCCTCCTGGAAGAGGTGGGTGGCGACTAGCCTGCTATCCCTTCTGACTGCCACAACTCTCATTATGCTTCCCCAAACATTCGAAAGACTTACTGTTTCTGGGCAAGGCGTAAAAGGCATTGACCAAAAGAACCGTCAAACCTTTACCCTATCAACCGTTACTGAGGTTTCAGAGTTTCTTAACCAACAGTTTACGCCAGGCTCGCGGATTATTAGTCAGTGGCCAGGCTTCCTATTTGAAACCTCTCTCCTTCCTGTTTCAGGCCTCGAAAATCAATTTTGGATTAGAATGGACGAGAAGCTCTCCCCTCAACAGGTAGACCAATTTAAGCTTATGACGAGGCCGAAGATGCGCCTGCTTCCTCAAGATTCATCCGTAGACGGCCTGATTATTGAAACCCACAAATTCGACAAGTATTTCTCTGAAGATATTATAGAAGAGTCGAAACTAAGCGAAATAACAGCTCCGGATGGCTTTCGTGTATTCAAATCTCAAGACGCGCCTTGAACAAACATTTTTGCCTCGTACCGAAATGTGCGCTGTAGCCCTTTTCTCAAGGTATCTTTAGCGTTAGGGTACAAATATAAATCTTGAGCCGACTAGAAATTTATGTCCATAAAGAATTCGCATCAAAAGCTAGCTCTTTTATCCATCCTCGTTCTCATTTTTTTTGCAGTTGCGATCTTTACCGAGGAGAACACGCCTCTTACACCAGGCAATGAAGATATAAAAGCTGCTCAGATGCTTCAGGAACAGCAGGGCGAAGCCATAGTGTCCCCAACGAAAGCTCTGCCAGGCTTCACTCTCTTCGGAGAATCCGGTTCAGCAAAAACCCGACTGGTGAATATGTCAGGAGAGGTTGTAAAAACCTGGGATTTTGATGCCGCAAGAACTCGACTTCTTCCAAACTGTAATGCGCTCGTAGTGCACGGAACGAAATGGGGTTGGAGTCAAGAAAAATGGGATGCTCTTCGACCTTTTGTGCGGGAATATGATTGGAGCGGAAATGTTGTCTGGGAATACAAGGCCCCAGGCCCAGCGCACCATGACGTCCAACGGCTTGAAAATGGGAATACGTTAGTGCTCTTTCGGGGCCTCGTGCCGAAAAGCGCCAAACAGAGCATAGAAGATCCTGCAAAGAGAAATTCCAAAATTCGCACCGACACCATTCGCGAAATCTCTCCAGAGGGGAAAACCGTGTGGGAGTGGAATGCCCATGATTACCTTGATCTGAATTCGTGTGGAAAAAATCCATGCGAACCATTACCAGAGAGCATAACGGATCAACGCCGCGTTTTTGACTGGACTCATTCGAATGGAATTTCGGTCATCCCTGAAAATAAATGGCACGAAAGTGGGGATACTAGATTTACTCCTGGCAATATTATTCTCACGCTCAGAAACTGGTCTAGCATGGTGGTAATCTCTCGTTCATCTGGCGAGATTGTTTGGGAGTTTAACGATCGTCTTTCGGGCGGTCACGAGGGCATCATGATCGAACGCGATCTACCCGGAGCAGGCAATATTCTCATCTTCAATAATGGGCGTGATACATTAGAATCAGAAGTTCTCGAGATTCATCCTCAAACTCGTGAAGTAGTATGGCGTTACAGCGATGGTCCAGATTTCTACAGTGCAGCCGCAGGGAGAGCGCAGCGGTTAGCAAATGGCAATACGTTGATATCTGAGGATGTACCTGGTCGAATCTTTGAGGTAACTCCCGACCATGAAATTGTCTGGAGCTACCAAGCTGGGCTTCGAACCGCTAGAGCTCACAGGTACCCTGCTGATATCTGCGAGAAAGTGTCTGCGCTACCGCTTTTTTCTGATGGGAGCTCATAGGGGACGCTTGTCAGAAAAAACCTCAGCCAATCCCTCAAACTCGAATTCACAAAATACAAACGCTTATATTTTGTGGAACCAGCGACTTTCTTCAGCAACTCTTCCCTCTGAAGTGATAGACTATAACTATGAACGATTACTGGAGCGATTGTTGGAAAAATGCTCATACCCCTTGGAGCTATCAAGGCTCTGATGACCTCGCCATAAAGCGTATCCCTGAATATATTGCTGAGCGCTTGACGGAAGGAGCTCCTGTAACATCACACGACCTGCCGAACAATTCTCTGCGCACATTCGTCCCACTATGCGGCGATTCACCGATAGTACAATTTCTCCATGAGCATCAATGCACGGTAACCGCGATTGATCTCATCCCATCGCCAATCAGAGAATTGCGAGAACAGTTGTTCTCAGAGCTGACTTTCAAAAAAACCACCACTTCTACACATACTACCTGGAAAGCAGAAAGACTCTCATTAATCGAAGGGGACTTCTTTGCCTGTTCAATAGATCAACAATTTGATCTCATTTATGATCGTGCGGCGCTCGTTGCAATTGAGCCTCAGAGAAGGGCTCAATATGTAGAGAAGATTATGTCACTTCTTGCTCCACACGGTCGGCTCTTTCTCGAATTCTTCGATGTTGGAGAGTTTTCAGCCTCACATCCGCCTTTTCCAATTATGCGACAAACGGTTCGCCAACTCTTCACTCCTCTGCACGAAGTCTCGTTTTCAGAACAAAGGAAGAAGATCGCCGATAGCCCGTTTTACGAGTCTCCCGATGAGGAGTTCTCTCGATGTTGGATTATCTTCGAGAAAGCACGTTAATCGGGGTTATTGCTCTCTTACGAGAGCGATAATCCGTTGTCCGACTCTTGGTTGGGCTGCAAAATTCTTTGTGACTACGGATAGCGTATCACCATCAACAACCATGAGTGGCTCGAAGAGCCGTGGATAATTTGCTTCTATATCAGAGAGGGAGAATTCTTCTGAGATTAAAATATTTTTCATCTCTGCACCGCCCTCAAGCGCTTCAAGGAAAGAATGATAGGTGAGATTTCCTCGGAATAATGACCTGCCCCTTAAGTGATGTGCTTGAGATTTTGTCACCTCTCCAACCTGTCCTCCATCGCGGGCTAATTGATATACCCCTGCTCGACCAAAGTGCTCACTGAACCGCAGAGCAGCAAGCGAGTTCGCCTCATCGTTCGGAGTCATTGCAAAAAGACGTCCGATACCATCAAGATCTATATCCTCAACAAGGTGCTCTGAGAGGATGTTTCCATAAAATACTGGCAAACCATCGAGTTTTGCTGCTGAAACGTTTTCCCAATTCGTATCCACTAAAAGAACTCGAAAGCCAGCTTTTTGAACTTGAAAGGCAAGCGAGCGCGCTGCCTGATGAGCGCCAAGGAAAAGGATCCCTTGGGCTGCGTTCTGCTGCACGCCTAAGAAACGAGCAACCCTTCCTGCGGTGAGACCATAAAGGAAGCCGGCACTGACGATCATAAAAAAGGTGTAGGCAACAAGAGCACTTCCCCCCTCTACTCCAGCCGCCTCCAATTCAAGTCCGAAGAGTGATGCAACCGCTGCAGCTACTATTCCTCGGGGTGCTACCCATGCAAGAAAAATTCGCTCGCGCCACTTCAGTTCAGAGCCCACGGTTGAGATCAGAACGGCGATAGGTCTGGCAAGAAAAACCATAATAAAGAGAAATAAAATACTTCCCCACTGTAGTTCCTGTATGTGGCTCAGCTCGAGTCGTGCGGAAAGGAGAATGAAAAGAACTCCTATGAGCAAGACCTGCAGATTTTCTTTAAACTCTACGATATGCCTGATTACGAGAGTTGAGCGGTTTGCAAGGATAATTCCCATGAGAGTCACTGCAAAAAGTCCTGCCTCTCGCTGAAACATATTCGCTAAGACAAATACAATAATCACAAGTGAAAACGAGAAGGGATTTTGTAAATAATCTGGTAGTAAGAATCTCTGTATGAGATAAATCAGAAGATACGCCCCGAGGACTCCAATTACTCCACCGATGATTATGGTATTTAAGATTCCACCGAGCAGATGCGTCGGAGCCGAGAGAATCTCTCCATGCATAATAATTTCAAAGACAAGAACGGCAAGGAGCGCACCGATAGGGTCAATAAGAATCCCCTCCCACTTTAAAATAGAGGCAAGATTCGATTTTGGTCTAATGTCTCGAAGAAGAGGGATAATGACGGTTGGTCCAGAAACCGTAAGAATTGCACCAAGAAGCACCGCGAGCTGAAAATCAAGGCCGAGGATGTGGTATCCTGCCCAAGCTCCAATAAGCCACGTTGAGAGCATTCCAAGACTGATCAAGCTAAAGACAACCCGTTGCAGACCGGGAATTTCCGCGAACCGCAGGCTGAGTCCGCCTTCAAAGAGAATAAGCCCAACCGAAAGCGAGACAAGTGGAGTAAGGAGATCTCCCAAGATTACGTCTGGTTCGAGTAGACCAAAGATCGGTCCAGCCAACACTCCGAATACAAGAAGGAGAATAATTGAAGGGGTCCGAAACTTCCATCCCAACCACTGTGCACTGATAGCGAGAAATAAAACTAGCGCGATTGATTCAAGCCCATGCTCTGACAACACTTCCTCCTAACTCTTCTCGTTTCTGTGAGATGAGGCTTACTATCTCATTTCTCCAATGCCCACATTATGCCTAATGAAATGAAAAACAGGAAATAGAGAAAAATAGAATAAGCAAACCTTTCCACGTTCGTCATGTTACACCCCGAATACATCTTTTCTCACGAAATGAGAGTAGGTATGCTGCTCGTAACAACCACCCCGCTATAGATAATATGAACACCACTCAAGCCATAGATCCCAAATCTCTCTCACAACGCGAGATCTATACACTGATGGTAAGCATAATTGTCCCGCGTCCCATTGCTCTTGTGAGCACATGCAGCAGCGAAGGCGTCGGGAATCTTGCTCCTTTTAGCTTCTATAATGGAGTATCAAGCAAACCTCCCTGCCTTATGTTCTCGTGTGCGATAGGAAGAGATGGGGCAAAGAAGGATACGCTCAGAAATATTGAAGAAACCGAGGAGTTTGTTGTTAATACAACCAATGAGTGGATTATCGAACCAGTTGTTAAGGCTGCCGCCGAGTATCCTTACGGTGTAAATGAGATGGAAGCGGTGGGGCTTACCGCTGTACCGTCTCAGGTGGTGCGTCCCGACCGAGTCGCTGAATCAGCCGTTAGCTTCGAGTGTACACTTTATAGCCGTGTTCCGGTTGGGGACGGTAGCCCCGGCTCTGCCGTAATTATCGTCGGCGAAATTGTCTATATTCATATTCAAGAAGAGTGCTATCAAGATGGTGTCGTTCTGTATGAGAAACTTGCTCCCGTAAGCCGACTCGGCGGGCCTACCTACAGTAAAGGGGGAGAAACGTTTGATCGTCGAATACCGAAGCTTTCGTAACTCCCGGTCCTCTTACGCTGTCATTTTAAGCGGTGTCAATCTTACCGAATTCTCAATCGCTCCTCCTCATCAGAGAAGAAGGCGATCAGATTCAAAAGTCACTCGGGATAACTCGGCGTTACAACATTCTCACTTACTGATTGTTCATCAAGAACTATCTTCTCGCGCATTAACTCGCGAATCTGCTCCCTGATCCTCAAAAAGTCTGGATCATCAGAACCAATGGCCTCAAGCTTTTTCTGAACCTCTAATGCTCCAGCAAGATTCTCTGTTGCTACCTTGAATCTGTACTGCGCACTCAGTAACCCTTCGTGGAAAGGGTTCTGACTGAGCCCTCTATCTAGCAAGGGAAGTGCTATTTCAAACTGCCTCTCTTTGAGAAGAATATTTACGAACATCTCTATTACATCAAGATGAAGCGGATCATGGAAGAGTGCGGTCTGCAAAGCCTCTTTTGCGCCACTATTATCGCCACGGGCGGCATAGAGACGCGCTCGAAGCAGCAATGCATCTGATGAGGCTGGATAAAGCGAAAGTGCTTTTTCTACCGCTTCCTCTGCAATATCAAAGTGGCCCTGCCCAGACCTCAGAACCGCTAAGTTCACCTGCATTTTTACGCTATTTGGAAATAACGCCACCTGCCGCTCGATAAGCTTCTCCTTACTTTGCCATGCTCCCTGATAGTGTATGGTTAAGGCGGTCAGGGCAATTACGACCACACTAAACGCCCCGACAGCACTGCGAGGATACGTATCACGCACAAGCAGCAAGAACCATCCCAGCAAGAGGCTCCCTGCGACACTAGGGGTATAGGCGAGCCGTTCAGCAAAGATTGTTTCGATCGGAAAAAGAATATTTGCGGTAAGGATAAAGGCGAGAAAGAACCAAAGGAGTGCAAAGCTAGCAATGGAACGAGTGCGAAGCATGAATGCTCCGAGAGAAAATATCGTAGCAACAAGTCCAATAAACACGAATGAAACGATCGAGGAAGCGCCGCTTAGCGAGACTGGAGAAAGCGTTGCAAAGGAATAATCTGCACTCAGTGGAAAGGGAACTATTATAATCGCGAGGTATCGGCCCAATAAAAAAATACTATTGAAGAGCCTTTCTTCGAAAGGAAGTGAAGCCAGAGGGTTTTCGACGAAGTGAATGACGTCACTCTGGAGAATAGCTCCCGTCACTGCCAAACGCCCAACGAAAAGCATGAGCATGAAGACACAAAACGGCTTTATCCACTTCAGAAACGAAGGCTTCTCTCCTTGAAACCAAGAGGAAGAAATAGCAAGAACTGGAAAAAGCGCTCCACTTTCTTTTGAAAGAGCAGCAAGAAAAAACAACACCCAGGGCAATAGGCTCTGTTTTTGCGGCGAAAAAGCCAAAATTCCCAGAAAGCCAAAGAAGAATGCGAGCAGCTCAGCACGCCCACTGTCCATTCCACTAACAATAGCCTCCGTGTGTATCGGATTTACCGCGAATAAAATGGCGACTCCAAACGAGGCTGAAAGGCTTCTTCCCTTACAAGAAACAAGAGAAGGAAAGGAACGCTTTGTTAAGAACACATACAAGAGCAGGGTATTGAGGGCATGGAGGAGAACATTGCAAAAAACACTTCCATGTGGGGTGATAGCTCCTTCGAACTGCGATTGCAACCAATACGAGAGGACAACTATTGGGCGGAAATGCAATACAGATGCGGAAGACCCCATGCCCATAGAGCCTTCTCGCATACGATTAAAATCTTCGAATACAAATTCTCCCCAGAGAATAGAACGTGAAAAAACCAGTAGCGCGATAGCGACAAGCCCGATGCCACAGGATAAGAATGAAAGGCCGAAGCGCACCTTTTGAGAGAGGTTTTTGCCTTCCTTTAAACTCTTCCGCCCCCCATTCATCGTTTCAGATCTCGTTCTTAACCACAGAAGAATGTCTGCCGTACAGCAATACGGCTCTTAAAAATACGAAGAGAACAGAGAGCGAAGATCCTCTAATTTGTCCTGCAGCCAAGCCCTCGCTCAGTTCTCATATCCTTACACCCCTTCTTTCGCTCCCGTTTCTCACACCGACCTGGACGAAAACCCTTCGGGCAAACATCCGGAGCCTGAGCAGTTGCTGCCTCGTGTTTCGCTTTCTCTTTCTCAAACTCAAGACGCTCTTGCTCTAGCTCAAGCTTTTCTCTCTCATACTCCAAGTCTTTATGCTTATGTCCGCCCCAACTTCCTCCATGGCTAGAATATCGCCTTGTGACTCGAAACTCAGCGCGACACCCGCCATCTACCCAGATTCCACGGCTATCAGTGCCCCATGTTTGCTCTGCAATACACGGTGATTTACTGAGCTTTCTATCAAGCTCAATATTGGAGTCCCGAATTCCGCTTACATTACAGTACGATCTTCTGTCATTTTTAGACTCGCACGTAACATACTCATCTGCTCGGAGAAGGCTTGCTTGTCCCGAGACAAAAATCATAAGCAAGAAAACAACGACGGAGGAATTTTTAAGACTACGAATAGAACCAAGCATAACACACGCTCCTACTTGAAAAGTTATCTGTGAACAATCTCACGGTTGAGAGCGCACCAAGGGCCGTTGCCAGCGAGACCATTGCCGACGACACGCGGCGCCGCCCCTCTACCAACGAAGAGTATCGCGCTCTCGTAAAGACACCACCCTAACACACGCAAATTCTTCCCACCTACCGAAACCCACACCCATCAATGAGCTTCATTCACTAAAACAGCAGAGCGATTGTCTTGAGGAATTACAGGGAGTTACAAATCTGAGGCGTTTGATTGTGCCCGATAAGACTCACACCTCTCTAATATAAATATGATAGTATTTAGAATAATATTCGCTTTCATTATCATAAATTATGGTATACTTAGCATAAATAACTCTATTTTTAGCATAAGAGGACGCATGACTAATCCAGAAGATTTAAGAAACCACCTATCCTTTAACTATGAAGAGCTGGAAGAGCTCAATC
Proteins encoded:
- a CDS encoding methyltransferase domain-containing protein yields the protein MNDYWSDCWKNAHTPWSYQGSDDLAIKRIPEYIAERLTEGAPVTSHDLPNNSLRTFVPLCGDSPIVQFLHEHQCTVTAIDLIPSPIRELREQLFSELTFKKTTTSTHTTWKAERLSLIEGDFFACSIDQQFDLIYDRAALVAIEPQRRAQYVEKIMSLLAPHGRLFLEFFDVGEFSASHPPFPIMRQTVRQLFTPLHEVSFSEQRKKIADSPFYESPDEEFSRCWIIFEKAR
- a CDS encoding flavin reductase family protein — translated: MNTTQAIDPKSLSQREIYTLMVSIIVPRPIALVSTCSSEGVGNLAPFSFYNGVSSKPPCLMFSCAIGRDGAKKDTLRNIEETEEFVVNTTNEWIIEPVVKAAAEYPYGVNEMEAVGLTAVPSQVVRPDRVAESAVSFECTLYSRVPVGDGSPGSAVIIVGEIVYIHIQEECYQDGVVLYEKLAPVSRLGGPTYSKGGETFDRRIPKLS
- a CDS encoding DUF3011 domain-containing protein, producing the protein MLGSIRSLKNSSVVVFLLMIFVSGQASLLRADEYVTCESKNDRRSYCNVSGIRDSNIELDRKLSKSPCIAEQTWGTDSRGIWVDGGCRAEFRVTRRYSSHGGSWGGHKHKDLEYEREKLELEQERLEFEKEKAKHEAATAQAPDVCPKGFRPGRCEKRERKKGCKDMRTERGLGCRTN